In uncultured Cohaesibacter sp., a genomic segment contains:
- a CDS encoding response regulator transcription factor has product MRILVVEDEVELNRQLKEEMEENGYVVDCAFDGEEGHFLGDTEPYDAVILDIGLPKMDGISVLEAWRRDGRTMPVLILTARDRWSDKVQGIDAGADDYVAKPFHMEEVVARLRALVRRSAGLASNEITCGPIRLDARSGRVTVDGMTIKLTSHEFRLLSYLMHHQGKIISRTELVEHLYDQDFDRDSNTIEVFIGRLRKKLGIDAIQTVRGLGYNMVAPEATK; this is encoded by the coding sequence ATGCGCATTCTGGTCGTCGAAGATGAAGTCGAGTTGAATCGCCAGCTCAAGGAAGAAATGGAAGAGAATGGCTATGTCGTTGATTGCGCATTCGACGGTGAAGAGGGGCATTTCCTCGGGGATACCGAACCATATGATGCCGTCATTTTGGACATCGGCTTGCCAAAGATGGATGGCATCAGTGTTTTGGAAGCATGGCGACGTGACGGGCGGACAATGCCGGTCCTTATTCTCACGGCTCGTGATCGCTGGAGCGACAAGGTGCAGGGCATTGATGCTGGTGCCGATGACTATGTTGCCAAGCCTTTTCATATGGAAGAGGTCGTCGCCCGTCTAAGGGCCCTTGTCCGTCGCTCCGCCGGTCTGGCTTCAAACGAGATAACCTGCGGTCCTATCCGGCTTGACGCAAGATCGGGGCGGGTTACGGTGGACGGGATGACCATCAAACTGACATCACACGAGTTTCGTCTGCTTTCCTATTTGATGCACCATCAGGGAAAGATCATCTCGCGTACAGAGCTCGTGGAACATCTTTATGATCAGGACTTTGATCGTGATTCCAATACGATCGAGGTCTTTATCGGGCGTCTGCGCAAGAAGCTGGGAATTGATGCCATCCAGACGGTGAGAGGATTGGGCTACAACATGGTTGCACCAGAAGCGACGAAGTAA
- a CDS encoding PepSY domain-containing protein, with product MQKWINICALRVLALLIVSLLVPGEPATAAECLGGGAVRQAISDGRAKSLVAITQAANAVVRGDVIKANLCSDGGRLVYELVILSRQGNVSRLELDARSGSVISVNGK from the coding sequence ATGCAAAAATGGATCAACATCTGTGCTCTCCGGGTATTGGCTCTGCTGATTGTCTCCCTTCTCGTTCCGGGCGAACCTGCCACAGCGGCAGAATGCCTTGGTGGCGGAGCAGTTCGGCAGGCGATATCCGACGGTCGGGCGAAAAGTCTGGTTGCGATCACGCAAGCGGCCAATGCGGTCGTGCGCGGTGACGTGATCAAGGCGAATCTTTGCTCGGACGGTGGGCGTTTGGTTTATGAGTTGGTTATTTTATCGCGGCAGGGCAATGTGTCTCGCCTCGAACTGGATGCCAGATCGGGAAGTGTCATTTCAGTAAACGGCAAGTGA